The proteins below are encoded in one region of Microbacterium pygmaeum:
- a CDS encoding alanine racemase: MTGLRLEVDLGVLAANIAAVRARVAPAEMMLIVKDDAYGHGLEAVVSRASAEGVRWFGAFDVHDALVTRGVVGEGARIFSWLTVGREEIAAALDAHVDLGVGDAGFLEDIASVARTVGAVARVHLKIDTGLHRNGIRPEQWPSVLERSVELQAEGAIRVVGVWSHIAEASDETDDEARAVFEEAVSAAERAGFAIEVRHLAASAASFARAQFRYDLVRVGAFCYGVRSAHGESETALGVRPVGSLIAPVTRVDDARAVIGVGSLHGLPSSLARRASLRHATDALPIDRIDEAHSTVTAWAGSAAGEEIVVFGAGGRSATDLAEAIGTVGEEILVRVSPLIPRTYLGG, encoded by the coding sequence GTGACCGGTCTTCGGCTCGAGGTCGACCTGGGCGTCCTGGCGGCGAACATCGCCGCGGTGCGCGCGCGGGTGGCGCCCGCCGAGATGATGCTCATCGTCAAGGACGACGCCTACGGGCACGGCCTCGAAGCCGTCGTCTCCCGCGCCTCGGCCGAGGGCGTCCGATGGTTCGGCGCCTTCGACGTGCACGACGCGCTGGTCACCAGAGGTGTCGTCGGGGAGGGCGCCCGCATCTTCTCATGGCTCACCGTCGGACGCGAGGAGATCGCGGCCGCCCTGGACGCGCACGTGGATCTGGGTGTCGGCGACGCAGGCTTCCTGGAGGACATCGCGTCGGTCGCGCGGACGGTCGGCGCGGTCGCGCGTGTACACCTCAAGATCGACACGGGACTGCATCGCAACGGCATCCGGCCCGAGCAGTGGCCGTCGGTCCTCGAACGATCCGTCGAACTGCAGGCCGAGGGTGCCATCCGCGTCGTCGGAGTGTGGAGCCACATCGCGGAGGCCAGTGACGAGACCGACGACGAGGCCCGTGCGGTCTTCGAGGAGGCGGTCTCAGCCGCCGAGAGGGCCGGATTCGCGATCGAGGTCAGACATCTCGCCGCCAGCGCCGCGTCGTTCGCCAGAGCCCAGTTCCGCTATGACCTGGTTCGCGTCGGAGCGTTCTGCTATGGCGTGCGCTCAGCGCACGGCGAGTCGGAGACCGCCCTCGGCGTTCGTCCGGTCGGCTCGCTGATCGCGCCCGTGACCCGGGTCGACGATGCCCGCGCGGTGATCGGCGTCGGGTCGCTGCACGGCCTCCCGTCCTCGCTCGCGCGCCGCGCGAGCCTGCGCCACGCGACGGACGCGCTGCCGATCGATCGGATCGACGAGGCGCACTCGACGGTGACGGCGTGGGCGGGCAGCGCGGCGGGTGAGGAGATCGTCGTCTTCGGAGCCGGAGGGCGCTCGGCGACCGACC
- a CDS encoding alanine racemase C-terminal domain-containing protein, whose translation MTSGIPRRTASGPPIPRTAPIARIDLAALRLNLRAVLSTGATGIIDVRADAWGHGIARVAPLALDAGATALLVDEGGGAALERSVPASSLVQAGTADAPDAVYGISTGFTPVMSLRGRVLSIKPLLAGEGVSYGYTHRAAHDTDVALVTGGYAQGVLRSLGNSASVSIGGRRHPIVGRVAMDVCVVDVGSAPRAAAVVAGEAAVFFGGGDDEPRVTEWARASGLTPAELVTAVGQRAEREYVS comes from the coding sequence GTGACCTCCGGCATCCCTCGACGCACCGCGTCCGGGCCGCCCATCCCGCGCACAGCGCCGATCGCGCGCATCGACCTCGCCGCCCTCCGCCTGAACCTGCGCGCCGTGCTCTCCACCGGCGCGACCGGGATCATCGACGTCCGAGCGGATGCCTGGGGCCACGGCATCGCGCGGGTGGCTCCACTCGCACTGGATGCCGGCGCGACGGCGCTCCTGGTCGATGAGGGCGGCGGCGCGGCGCTCGAACGCTCGGTCCCCGCGTCATCGCTCGTGCAGGCCGGCACTGCCGACGCGCCGGACGCCGTGTACGGCATCTCCACGGGCTTCACGCCGGTGATGAGCCTTCGCGGCCGCGTGCTGAGCATCAAGCCGCTGCTGGCGGGGGAGGGCGTCTCCTACGGGTACACGCACCGCGCGGCGCACGACACCGATGTCGCACTGGTGACCGGCGGCTATGCGCAGGGGGTCCTCCGTTCGCTCGGGAACAGTGCGAGCGTGTCGATCGGTGGGCGCCGGCATCCGATCGTCGGACGCGTCGCGATGGACGTGTGCGTCGTGGATGTCGGATCCGCACCCCGCGCCGCCGCGGTCGTCGCGGGTGAGGCGGCGGTGTTCTTCGGCGGCGGCGATGACGAACCGCGGGTGACCGAGTGGGCCCGCGCCAGCGGGCTGACACCGGCTGAACTGGTGACCGCGGTCGGGCAGCGCGCAGAACGGGAGTACGTGTCGTGA